AGGACGGGTCCTTGCAAATCTCAAAGCGGAATATCTACAAGTCCGTCAAATATATCGGCACTAGGCGGCAAGATGCCACTCGAGCTCGCAGGGCAGGCGAAACTGCCCCGAACGTAAAAGGAGACCCGCCGAAGCGGGTCTCCCAACAAGTCCAACTGAAAAGCAGATAACTTCACAACTCCATCGTCGTAACGGTAAGCTTTATCATCGGCCCGTTCAACGTAATAGTCATCGAGACCTTGTCTTTTTGTGGATCTGCTCTGTTCAATTGTGCTTGTAATTCATATTATGTACCATCCGCCTCGTTAATACAAACCCAAAACGACGTTTGTGCGCTAATGGTAACTAACGTTTCCTTTAAGCCTGTTATGCACATGAAATGTCATATTTTGGTCCCTGAGAAAAGCCGATTGTGCGTTTCTGTCGTTTCGCTATTCCTGCAGCGTAACGAGGCACCGGTACCCGCAAAATGGCGATGCAAAACTCACACAAACTCGATCTTGAGTTTGCGACCCAGCCCCTTGGCGATTTGCGCAAGCGTTCGGACCGTTGGAATGGAATTTCCCCTTTCGATGCGCGAATAGTTCGAAGGCCTCATACCACACCTTTTCGCCACTTCAGCCTGCGTCATATGAGCCTGAATCCGAGCACCCATAATCGCTATCGCGGCTTCGTGCTCTGGCCTGGTGCGCTCATACTCCTCCGCAAATTTCGGGTCTCGGCTTTTGCGCTCGGCTATATACCTATCCAAATCATCCATCGCTATTACGCCTTCCTTTCCAACCAATCTTTGCGATACCGTTTTGCCCTAGACAACTCGACAAGCGGCAGTTTATTTTGCTTTTTCACAAAACCATTGGTGATGATGATTCGACGACCTTCCATGAAAAAATACAGAGCACGAACATCATTCCTCGACTGCCGAACGCGTAACTCAAAAATACCGTCAGAGACGCGCTTTGAATATGGCTCACGCAAATGGTTGCCATATACCCTCAACATGTCGATGTCATCCAACAATTTCCGCGCTAATTTTTCATCCAACGAGCTCAGCAGTTCTTGCATTGGTTCCTTGCCATTAGGCAACGCATAGAACTCAACTTCAAAATTTTCCATGACGTCACCTATTCAGTTATCAATTTTGATATTATCATTTTTGATATGTTTTGCAAATTCACTTCATTCACCTCTTTCGTCCGTTTTGTATTCCATTTCCAGCAAAACACTGCTATACGCCGAAAAGCAAGCTAAAACGGGCACTGTGGTCGGATGATAGGGGTTATCCACATTTGAGGCGTGTCGCGGTTTGAGTCGAGAAATTATACACATTTAGGGCAAATCACGGTGTAAGAAAAATTAGTTATCCACAATATGATGAATTCTGCGTTTCTTGGCTTCCATAGCTCTATGGCAATGCTTAGAGTAGATATATGGCACAGATTTTTGACGCACCCTCGAAGGCATTGCTCCGCAGTCAGATCGCCGAGCACATCGCTGAAACCGAGAAGTCCGACAAGCGCAAGGCGCTGCCGGAAGAACAGCCGCTGCCCGCAGACCGCTATTTCGATCGCGAGCTGAGCTGGCTGAAATTCAACAAACGCGTACTCGAGATGGCCGAGGACCCCGAAGTTCCGCTGCTGGAACGCGCCAATTTCGCCGGCATCTTCGCCTCGAACCTCGACGAATACTTCATGGTTCGCGTCGCCGGCCTCAAGCGTCGTATCGACACCGGCATCGCGGTGACATCGGCCTCGGGCTTAAGCCCGCGCCAACAGCTGCGTTCAATCAGCGAGACCGCGCACGAGCTACAGGCCGAGCACGCCAACGAAGCCATCAAGCACATCCTTCCCGAGCTGGCGAAGGAACACATCGTCTTGCTGAGCTGGGACAGGCTCACCAGTGCCGAGCAGGAACGGCTTTCGCGTTATTACCGTCAGCAGGTCTTCCCTGTTTTGACGCCGCTCGCCTTCGACCCCGCACACCCGTTCCCCTACATTTCCGGCGGTTCGCTGAACCTTGCCGTGCTGGTGGAGAATCCGAACAGCGGCAAAACGCATTTCGCTCGCGTCAAGGTTCCCGACAACCTGAACCGCCTGGTTCCCGTCGACGACCTGACCGACGAGGAAAGCCGCGAGGAACGCTATGGCTTCATCACCATGGAGAACCTCATCATCGCCCACCTCGAATCGCTCTTCCCCGGCATGATCATCAAGGAAGCGCGCTCATTCCGCGTCACCCGTAACGAGGACATCGACGTCGAAGAGGATGATGCCGAAAACCTGCTGAATGCGATGGAGAAGGAATTGCTGCGCCGTCGTTTCGGACCGCCGATCCGTCTCGAGATCAGCGACGCCACCAGCCCGTTCCTTTCCCAGCTGCTCGCGCGCCGTCTGCGCGTTAGCGAAGACGAGATTTTCCGTCTGCCCGCACCGCTCGACATGAAGCTGATGTTCGAGCTGCAGGATATCGATCGGCCGGATCTCAAGAACAAGCCGTTCATCCCGACCACGAACCGCCAGATCGCAACGGTCGAGTCGAGCCGCGCACAAGACATCTTCGCCGCCATCCGCGAGCGCGATATCCTTCTGCACCATCCTTACGATTCGTTCTCCACTTCGGTGCAGGCCTTCCTTGCGCAGGCCGCCGCCGACCCGAAGGTGCTGGCCATCAAGCAGACGCTTTACCGCACCTCCAGCAACTCGCCGATCATCGACGCGCTGGTCGATGCCGCGCACGCCGGCAAGCAGGTCTTGGCGCTGGTCGAAATCAAGGCTCGTTTCGATGAGGATGCCAACATCGCTTGGGCCCGCAAACTCGAGCGTGCAGGCGTCCACGTCGTCTATGGCATCGTAGGCCTGAAGACCCATTGCAAGCTCTCACTGGTCGTGCGTCAGGAAGCGGATGGACTGCGTCGCTACTGCCACGTCGGCACCGGCAATTACAACCCAAAGACCGCCCGTCAGTACACCGACCTTGGCCTGCTGACCTGCGATCCGGTGGTCGGGCAGGACTTGACGCGCCTGTTCAACCAGCTTTCCGGCTACGCGCCGCGTTCCAGCTTCCATCGGCTACTGGTCGCCCCGCGCACCTGCCGCAGCGGACTCATCCAGCGTATTCGCCGTGAGGAAGACGCTGCACGCGCTGGTCACGAATCCTGGATCAAGATCAAGGTCAATTCCATCGTCGATGAAAAGACCATCGACGCGCTCTATCGCGCCAGCCAGGCCGGAGTGAAAATCGACCTCGTCGTACGCGGTATCTGCGGTCTGAAGCCAGGGGTTCCGGGCTTGAGCGAGAACATCCGCGTTCATTCTATCCTCGGCCGTTTCCTCGAGCACAGCCGCATCTACGCCTTCGCGAATTCCGCGGGTCCGCAAATCGGCGAAGGTCCGGCTTCCGGCCCGGAAGTCTGGATCGGTTCGGCCGATTTGATGCACCGCAACCTCGACCGTCGCGTGGAGGCGCTGGTGCGCATCACCGACCCCGAGGAAATCACCTCGCTGATTGACTACGTCGATCTGCAGATGGCCGATACCACCTCGTCCTGGCATATGCAGCCGGACGGTACCTATATCCGCCATTCGCACGATAAAGACGGCAAGCCTCTGGTCGATTGCCAGGAATTGCTGATCAAGACCCACCAGCGTGGCCGTAAATAACAATCAAGAAGTGGGCGATAAATGACCTCCGAGATTAAACCATCACATATCGTTGAATCGGCGGGGGGCATTCCCTACCGTTGGATTGCAGCGGGCAAGGCTACGAGCGTCGACGAACGTGCCGTAAAGGCCAGCAAGTTCGCCGAGGCTCGCGCTTCCCACAACACCAGCAAACGCAAGCGGCGGAAGCACAAACTGCCGCTGACCGAAGCCGAGATTCATTTCCGCGCAATCATCACGCAGCTGGAAGTCTGCCTCGTGCATCGCCCGAAATATGATGATTGGAGCTGGCCGAAAGGCAAGCTTGAAGAGCATGAATCCAGCCGTCATGCCGCGATACGCGAGATGGAAGAGGAAACCGGCATACCGGTGGCGCTGGGCCCGAGCATCGGCGAGGTCGAATATCCGCTCAATTCCGAGGGTAAGAACTCGAAACACAACAAAACCAGCGGGGCAATCTACACCAAGCATGTCGTCTACTGGATGGCGTATCCGATTTCGCCGGAAACGGCAAAAAGTCGGGAGCAGGCCGTCGGCACTATCAAGCCCGCGAAAACCAGCGAAATCGACGAAGTACGATGGCTGACCATCCCGCAGGCTCGCAAGCTGCTTTCCCACCCGCTCGACCGCGATATTCTCGACCAGTTTGTCGACCGTATCCAGGAAGGCGCTCTCAAGGCGCAGAAGCTGATTATCGTGCGCCACAGCAAGGCGGTCGCACGCAAAAAGTGGAACGGCACCGACGCCAATCGCCCCATCATCCCACGCGGCGCAGCGGCAAGTTTCGCGCTGAATCAGGAGCTGGGGTGCTATGCCCCGCAAAAGCTGGTTTCCTCCCCTTGGCTGCGTTGCATGGAAACGCTCGAACCTTACGCTTGGCATACCGGGCTTGAAGTCGAGCAGCTGCCGGCGCTGACCGAAGACGCCTTTGCGGCGGATCCCGACGCATCCTGGCAGTGTGTTTCAGACGTCATCGACGATTTGTTTGCTGAAACCGATGGCCTATCCGTTGCCAAAAGCGCCGTACGCGTCGGTACCAAAGCCGTGGTCAAGATCAGTGATACCAACGATTCCGGCAATCAATCTGGCGATAATACCGACAAATCGGCAAACGCCGACAAGAACAAAAACTCTGCCTCTGCGATATCCGATTCAGATAAGAATGTAGAGGATTCAACAGCATCAACGGATGATTCCCAATTGTCCAGCCAAAAAGACGGCACCGATAATGCAGTCCCTCTCCCAGCTGGGAGCCAAACAGTAGCTTCTACACCTGAAAGCACGTCGAAACAGTACAGCCGTGCGACCGCCATCTGTATGCACCGGCCTGTCATCGGCGGGATTTTCGAACATCTACGTACCATGTGCGCCTCGAAATCGCTGGCCAAACAGCTCATCGCTAAGTCACCTTATATGCCGACAGGTAATGCGGTAGCATTGTTTATCGTGAAAGACGCGGAAGGCCCGCGCATCATCGATATTCAAAGAATGGCTCCAGTTGTCTACTAATCCAGTGCATTATAGTTCCGGTTCCGTCAATTCCGCCCATCCCGGCTTCGCACCCGCACGAACGGGTTCCTCACGCCCGGCACGCCCTGCTCAGCTCGACCCGGCTTTGACCGAGAAGATGGCCGGAGGCATGGACCCTGAGGAAATCAACGAGATGAGCCATGCTTCGGCGCAGGCGATGCTTGACCGCGTGCACCACACGCAGGACCCGAAAATTGTGCAGCGCGTACTGACTCTGGTCGACCGCGAAGGTGTCGATATCATCGCGGAACTGTGGAGCAGGTCGGAACCCGATTCCCTGCCCGGCATCCTTTGGCGGCTTTACCTGCTGCGCACGTGGATGCGCAAGAACCAGCGGTCGCTGGCGAGCCTGTACCGTATCGCCGAGCCGGAGGACACGGCCGCTTCTGCCATTGCCGGCGTCGACACTCCCCCGACTGCCGAAGACATCGTGCATACCGCCGATTCCATACTTTCCGGCGCGTTCACCGGTGATTTCGCCGTCGCACTCGAACGCGCCTCCGCCTTTATCGACGTCATCGCCAAGGGCCTCGCGATTCGCGCGAAAATGCTGACCGGAAAGGCACGCAAGGCAGAAGCTGCCGAAGCAGCCCGCCGCGAAGCGCATATGCGTGATTTGCAGCACGAAGTCGAAGCAGCCGAAGCCGCACAACGTGTTGCCAACGAAGCCGCTGATAATGGTGAAAAAGAAAACAGCGATACTGGTCACACCAATGACACGAATGCGGCCAATCAGGTAGCCGCCAACAATGCGCATGGCAATAACTCCGCCGATTACGACGAGCATAATCACCACAATGCCCATAGCGACCATGGCACGACTTATGGCGAAAGTGACCGCAACGACCCCGCCGCCAATCGCTACAACTCCGCTCTGCACGACGCAGACAACCGTTACCGTGCAGGCAAAGGCCCGGCGAGCTCGGCCGGCCCGGCATCCAATGACCCGCGTACCGTCGCCGCTCGTCTGCTGCACACCGGCAGCAATCTGATGACGACCTCCGCGGATTTCCGCCACGGAGCCAGCCTCTGGCGCCAAGGCAAACTCGAGTAATCCGGCACCGCGCAAACGCCTAAAACCCGCACTTTACGCGCTCGGCGTGTAAACGTAGGATGACCAGTTATACTTAGAGACGCGCTGGACCGTGCTTAAGCCCCGGGCTTCATTTTTTGCCGCTGCGAGCGGCGTTCGCGCCGACAGGCGCTTTCGCGGTTCAGCGTTTTACTCTTCAATATCGCCTTTCGACTCAGCTTTGATTTCGACACGTAAGGCGAATCACGAATCCTGAATAATCACGCTAATCAGGCAGGCAAAAGTCACAGACACTGCAAAATGCGTCTTTCCCCGCAGCACAAGGGGTATATGTGCTGCAAACAACGTATCTAGCAACGTTAAATACGTCTTTCCCAGCACATGTACCTCATTTAATGCTGGAAAAGACCCATTCACTAGAGAATCTGGTCGAAAGCCAATAACTTGCCAATCCGCAATGTTGTGACGGCACACACAATATTCAGTTTTCGATTTTAAAAAAACCACGGCTGGGCATATCCTAGAAGTATGCAACTTCAAGTTTTGGATCACCCGCTGGTCGAACATAAACTCACTGTTCTGCGGGATAAGAACACCCCTTCCAACATCTTCCGCGAGCTCGTCAGCGAGCTCGTCACTCTCGAAGCCTACGAAGCGACGCGCAACCTCGACGTCGTCGACAAGGAAATCGAGACCCCGATCTGCAAGATGACCGGCAAGCATCTCGCTTCCCCGCGCCCCATGGTGGTGCCGATCCTGCGCGCCGGCCTTGGCATGCTCGATGGCATGACCAAGCTCCTGCCGACCGCCGAAGTCGGCTTCCTCGGCATGCGCCGCGACGAAGACACGCTCGACATCATCACCTACGCGAACCGTCTGCCCGAAGATCTGACCGGACGTCAGGTCTTCCTGCTCGACCCGATGCTCGCCACCGGCGGCACCACTATCGCGGCGACGCACTACTTAATCGAGCGCGGCGCGAAGGACATCACTTCCATCAACATCATCGCCGCCCCTGAAGGCTTGAAGCGCGTCGAAGATACGCTCGACCCCAGCGTCAACCTCAAGGTTGTGGTCTGCGGCGTCGACGACCATCTCAACGAGCACGGCTACATCGTCCCCGGCCTCGGTGACGCCGGCGACCGTCTCTATGGCCTGATCGACTAAGACTGTCTTTCACAGATAAGTCATTTTTAAAAGGGGTTCCTTCCAACAACGTTTGGAAGGAACCCCTTTATCATCACCATTATTGTAAGCGCTACTTGTTTTTGGCGGCTTTCTTGGCTTTGCGGCCTTTGAAATAGATGTCGAAGACGATCCAGACGCTCAAGATGAAGGCGATGACGTAGCCCATGAAACCAACGACAGGAATGCCGAAAACGATGGGTTTCATTCCTGCGTAATAGACGATGGACGAGCCAACGAACAAGCCGACCACGATTAGCGCCATCGTCAGACGATTGGTCAT
This genomic stretch from Bifidobacterium sp. ESL0690 harbors:
- a CDS encoding helix-turn-helix transcriptional regulator, which gives rise to MDDLDRYIAERKSRDPKFAEEYERTRPEHEAAIAIMGARIQAHMTQAEVAKRCGMRPSNYSRIERGNSIPTVRTLAQIAKGLGRKLKIEFV
- a CDS encoding type II toxin-antitoxin system RelE/ParE family toxin yields the protein MENFEVEFYALPNGKEPMQELLSSLDEKLARKLLDDIDMLRVYGNHLREPYSKRVSDGIFELRVRQSRNDVRALYFFMEGRRIIITNGFVKKQNKLPLVELSRAKRYRKDWLERKA
- a CDS encoding NUDIX hydrolase, producing MTSEIKPSHIVESAGGIPYRWIAAGKATSVDERAVKASKFAEARASHNTSKRKRRKHKLPLTEAEIHFRAIITQLEVCLVHRPKYDDWSWPKGKLEEHESSRHAAIREMEEETGIPVALGPSIGEVEYPLNSEGKNSKHNKTSGAIYTKHVVYWMAYPISPETAKSREQAVGTIKPAKTSEIDEVRWLTIPQARKLLSHPLDRDILDQFVDRIQEGALKAQKLIIVRHSKAVARKKWNGTDANRPIIPRGAAASFALNQELGCYAPQKLVSSPWLRCMETLEPYAWHTGLEVEQLPALTEDAFAADPDASWQCVSDVIDDLFAETDGLSVAKSAVRVGTKAVVKISDTNDSGNQSGDNTDKSANADKNKNSASAISDSDKNVEDSTASTDDSQLSSQKDGTDNAVPLPAGSQTVASTPESTSKQYSRATAICMHRPVIGGIFEHLRTMCASKSLAKQLIAKSPYMPTGNAVALFIVKDAEGPRIIDIQRMAPVVY
- the upp gene encoding uracil phosphoribosyltransferase, which codes for MQLQVLDHPLVEHKLTVLRDKNTPSNIFRELVSELVTLEAYEATRNLDVVDKEIETPICKMTGKHLASPRPMVVPILRAGLGMLDGMTKLLPTAEVGFLGMRRDEDTLDIITYANRLPEDLTGRQVFLLDPMLATGGTTIAATHYLIERGAKDITSINIIAAPEGLKRVEDTLDPSVNLKVVVCGVDDHLNEHGYIVPGLGDAGDRLYGLID
- a CDS encoding RNA degradosome polyphosphate kinase, coding for MAQIFDAPSKALLRSQIAEHIAETEKSDKRKALPEEQPLPADRYFDRELSWLKFNKRVLEMAEDPEVPLLERANFAGIFASNLDEYFMVRVAGLKRRIDTGIAVTSASGLSPRQQLRSISETAHELQAEHANEAIKHILPELAKEHIVLLSWDRLTSAEQERLSRYYRQQVFPVLTPLAFDPAHPFPYISGGSLNLAVLVENPNSGKTHFARVKVPDNLNRLVPVDDLTDEESREERYGFITMENLIIAHLESLFPGMIIKEARSFRVTRNEDIDVEEDDAENLLNAMEKELLRRRFGPPIRLEISDATSPFLSQLLARRLRVSEDEIFRLPAPLDMKLMFELQDIDRPDLKNKPFIPTTNRQIATVESSRAQDIFAAIRERDILLHHPYDSFSTSVQAFLAQAAADPKVLAIKQTLYRTSSNSPIIDALVDAAHAGKQVLALVEIKARFDEDANIAWARKLERAGVHVVYGIVGLKTHCKLSLVVRQEADGLRRYCHVGTGNYNPKTARQYTDLGLLTCDPVVGQDLTRLFNQLSGYAPRSSFHRLLVAPRTCRSGLIQRIRREEDAARAGHESWIKIKVNSIVDEKTIDALYRASQAGVKIDLVVRGICGLKPGVPGLSENIRVHSILGRFLEHSRIYAFANSAGPQIGEGPASGPEVWIGSADLMHRNLDRRVEALVRITDPEEITSLIDYVDLQMADTTSSWHMQPDGTYIRHSHDKDGKPLVDCQELLIKTHQRGRK